Proteins found in one Candidatus Latescibacter sp. genomic segment:
- a CDS encoding NAD(+)/NADH kinase, producing the protein MKVAVLANIHKEGARTVLPLFLNMLRKESIDIILDESIKQVLDESFKYSSVPGLFSGVDIIISFGGDGSILQTARLSEGFDIPILGVNFGKVGFLAEISPEEIYTIVGKLKTGDYEILERTAFHAECLGKNYFALNDVVLDRSADTRILGFTVTVGHDYAGEFSADGLIVSTPTGSTAHSMAAGGPLVMPECNVTILTPICPHSLTIRPMIINGAKDLRIGVLEGIARMAVDGQSFVEVPAGSEVVIRHSEKPVRIARFKDKTYFDILHTRLNWGVSLKLKNA; encoded by the coding sequence ATGAAAGTGGCTGTGCTCGCCAATATCCATAAAGAGGGAGCAAGAACAGTGCTCCCCCTGTTCCTCAACATGCTCCGGAAGGAATCCATCGATATTATTCTGGATGAATCCATAAAGCAGGTGCTGGATGAATCGTTTAAATATTCATCTGTTCCCGGGCTCTTTTCCGGCGTAGACATAATCATATCGTTCGGCGGAGACGGTTCGATTCTCCAAACGGCGCGTCTTTCCGAAGGATTCGATATTCCCATCCTGGGGGTGAATTTCGGGAAAGTGGGTTTTCTCGCCGAGATTTCTCCCGAGGAAATTTATACCATCGTGGGCAAGCTGAAAACGGGAGATTATGAGATACTGGAGCGTACCGCGTTCCATGCGGAATGTCTGGGGAAGAACTATTTTGCCCTTAATGACGTCGTTTTGGACAGAAGCGCCGATACCCGTATTCTGGGGTTTACCGTTACAGTGGGCCATGACTACGCCGGCGAGTTTTCCGCGGATGGCCTGATTGTATCCACTCCCACCGGCTCGACCGCACATTCCATGGCGGCAGGGGGGCCCCTGGTCATGCCGGAGTGCAATGTCACCATTCTCACTCCCATTTGTCCCCATTCCCTGACCATAAGGCCCATGATCATCAACGGCGCCAAGGATCTGCGCATCGGAGTGCTGGAAGGAATCGCCCGTATGGCGGTTGACGGCCAGAGTTTCGTGGAGGTACCTGCCGGAAGCGAGGTGGTCATCCGGCATTCTGAAAAACCGGTCAGGATCGCACGGTTCAAGGATAAAACCTATTTCGACATTCTCCACACCCGGTTGAACTGGGGTGTGAGCCTCAAATTGAAAAATGCTTAA